From the genome of Halichoerus grypus chromosome X, mHalGry1.hap1.1, whole genome shotgun sequence:
CCAGCCCGGCGACGGTCCCGGAGGTAAGCGCTGCCCCAGCAGGCCGGGAGGGACACAGGTACGCTGCTCAGAGCGCAGAGCCCGGGATACTAGGGGAAAAGTCAGGGctgcccaaccccccccccccccccccccgcaccgcGAGCCAGGGCCACCTGGGGTTTGGGTGAGTAGATAGACAAGGCAGGGGTTGTGGTAGAAGGAGCCCGGGGCCGGGGAATTGGGAGCCCACCGTGGCCCCCGCCTTGTGCAGGACCGCGGACGAGTCCCCTGTCCTGTCTGGCTCTGGCGCCTCGTCTGCAAAATGCGGGCCATAGAGGCTCACCCCCGACGGCCTCCaaggctgccttcagctctgagTTAGAACTTACTCTTCCATGCGGGACTGAATTGGCACCGAGAAGGCTCGCGGCTCTGGGGTGGTTTGCAGGCTGATGGGGTAAGGAGTAGTTCTACTAGAGTTGGGCTGGGGCAACCCCCAGTGGGTGGCAGGTGGCCTCCGCGTTTGGGAAGGGAAGAACAGGAGCCGAAAGCATGTgatgggggggcgggcgggggggggcttcAGTGATTTGTGGAGGGGCCCCCTGGGGAGCAGGAAGTTGGGGTCCCTAGGCAAGGGCTGAGGAGGGAAGTAGAGGGCCAGCGACTGACTAAGAGAGGGGACTGTGGGGAGGTGCCTGGGAGGAAGGTGGTAGAACTAGGCGTGGCCGCGGAAACAGAAGGGCGAGTGGGTGAAGGAAGAGccgggagaggggagagggggcagggagggctctTGGCATGGGAGGGCAGCTTTCCCTCGGGCGCACAATGCCCGGGCTGATGGGGTGGCCcagaagggtgagagagaagcTGGCTTCGAGATGAGAATttaccccgcccccccacccacgGAGGTCGGGGTTGCGGGGGGGCGGTGGGCGGTGATGGCCAAGGCCCGGCAGACCAAGCTCTGAGTTCCGCAGGCGAGGCCTCGGAAGAAAGGCAGGAACGGTGACGGGGGATGGCCCCGGCGCGGGGCCTGCCTGACAGAGGGGCCACTCGGAGCAACGCTCCAACGGTGAGTGCCAGGCCTTCACGTGGTCCGTTCCCTGCCTCCGTCCGCAGATGAGCGAACGCCAAGTGTTCCAAGGGTCCGAGCTCACCTTCCTCCTGGAAAACTGCAGCTCCTCCTATGACTACGGGGAGAACGAGAGCGAGTCCTGCTGCCCGTCCCCGCCGTGCCCGCAGGACTTCAGCCTGAGCTTCGACCGGGCCTTCCAGCCGGCCCTGTACGGCCTCCTCTTCGTGCTGGGGCTGCTGGGCAACGGCGCCGTGGCGGCCGTGCTGCTGAGCCAGCGGACGGCGCGGAGCACCACCGACACCTTCCTGCTCCACCTGGCCGCGGCCGACATACTGCTCGTGCTGACCCTGCCCCTGTGGGCCGTGGACGCCGCCAGCCAGTGGGTCTTCGGGTCTGGCCTCTGCAAGGTGGCCGGGGCCCTCTTCAACATCAACTTCTACGCCGGGGCCCTGCTGCTGGCCTGCATCAGCTTCGACCGCTACCTGAGCATCGTGCACGCCACGCAGCTGTACCGCCGGGGGCCCCCGGGCCGCGTGAGCGTCACCTGCGTGCTCGTCtgggggctctgcctcttcttcgCCATCCCCGACTTCATCTTCCTGTCGGCCCACCGCGACGAGCGCCTCGACGCCACCCACTGTCAGTACGACTTCCCGCAGGGGGGCCGCACGGCCCTGCGCGTCCTGCAGCTGGTCGCGGGCTTCCTGCTGCCCTTGCTGGTCATGGCCTACTGCTACGCGCGCATCCTGGCCGTGCTGCTCGTCTCCCGGGGCCAGCGACGGCTGCGCGCCATGCGGCTGGTCGTGGCCGTCGTGGCGGCCTTTGCCCTCTGCTGGACCCCCTACCACCTGGTGGTGCTGCTGGACACCCTCATGGACCTGGGGGCCTTGGGCCGCAACTGTGGCCGGGAGAGCCGCGTGGACGTGGCCAAGTCGGTCACGGCCGGCCTGGGCTACATGCACTGCTGCCTCAACCCGCTGCTCTACGCCTTTGTGGGCGTCAAGTTCCGAGAGCGCATGTGGGGGCTGCTCGCGCGCCTGCGCCGCCCCGGCCAGAGAGGGCACCAGCGGCAGCCGTCGTCCTCCCGCCGGGAGTCGTCCTGGTCCGAGACCACGGAGGCCTCCTACTCGGGCTTGTGAGGCCGGCTGCGGGCTCTCCTTTCGCCACGCGGCCCCGACCGCCCCCACAGCccaggctcctccctccctcGCCCCGTGGCCTCACGCCCCACGCGCGCTCCGGGGTCTCCCAGGGaggcacccctcctccccacccccacccccgccgccgcccTTGCTGCTCCTTAGCTGCCACGCCCCACTGCCACTTCGGAGGCGGCTGCCCAGAGCCCCCCGGCCCTTCTTATCCGGTAACTAGACC
Proteins encoded in this window:
- the CXCR3 gene encoding C-X-C chemokine receptor type 3 produces the protein MSERQVFQGSELTFLLENCSSSYDYGENESESCCPSPPCPQDFSLSFDRAFQPALYGLLFVLGLLGNGAVAAVLLSQRTARSTTDTFLLHLAAADILLVLTLPLWAVDAASQWVFGSGLCKVAGALFNINFYAGALLLACISFDRYLSIVHATQLYRRGPPGRVSVTCVLVWGLCLFFAIPDFIFLSAHRDERLDATHCQYDFPQGGRTALRVLQLVAGFLLPLLVMAYCYARILAVLLVSRGQRRLRAMRLVVAVVAAFALCWTPYHLVVLLDTLMDLGALGRNCGRESRVDVAKSVTAGLGYMHCCLNPLLYAFVGVKFRERMWGLLARLRRPGQRGHQRQPSSSRRESSWSETTEASYSGL